A portion of the Camelus ferus isolate YT-003-E chromosome 16, BCGSAC_Cfer_1.0, whole genome shotgun sequence genome contains these proteins:
- the BTBD17 gene encoding LOW QUALITY PROTEIN: BTB/POZ domain-containing protein 17 (The sequence of the model RefSeq protein was modified relative to this genomic sequence to represent the inferred CDS: deleted 1 base in 1 codon), with the protein MLRLGFAKPGSWASFWAILTLVGLATRAAHKADVGGESTGTSINHSQMLLQRLQELLRQGNASDVVVRVQAAGTDEVRVFHAHRLLLGLHSELFRELLSNQSEVVLQEPRDCAAVFDKFIRYLYCGELTVLLAQAIPLHKLATKYGVASLQRGVADYMRAHLAGGAGPAVGWYHYAVSTGDDALRESCLQFLAWNLSAVAGSAEWGAVSPELLAQLLRRSDLVLQDELELFHALEAWLGRARPPPAVAERALRAIRYPMIPPAQLFQLQARSAALARHGPAVADLLLQAYQFHAASPLHYAKFFDVNGSAFLPRNYLAPSWGAPWVINNPARDDRSTSFQTQLGPSGHDSGRRVTWNVLFSPRWLPVSLRPVYADAAGTALPLARPEDGRPRLVVTPASSGGDAAGVSFQKTVLVGARQHGRLLVRHAYSFHQSSEEAGDFLAHADLQRRNSEYLVENALHLHLIIKPVYHTLIRTPK; encoded by the exons CCCACAAAGCTGATGTCGGCGGGGAGTCAACGGGCACCTCCATCAACCACTCCCAGATGCTACTGCAACGCTTACAAGAGCTGCTGCGGCAGGGCAATGCCAGCGAC GTGGTTGTGCGGGTGCAGGCTGCGGGCACCGACGAGGTCCGAGTCTTCCACGCCCACCGCCTGCTGCTGGGACTGCACAGCGAGCTGTTCCGGGAGCTGCTGAGTAACCAGAGCGAGGTGGTTTTGCAGGAGCCCAGGGACTGTGCTGCCGTCTTTGACAAGTTCATCAg GTACCTCTACTGCGGTGAGCTGACCGTGCTGCTGGCGCAAGCCATTCCCCTGCACAAGCTGGCCACCAAGTACGGGGTGGCCTCCCTGCAGCGGGGCGTGGCCGACTACATGCGCGCGCACCTGGCGGGCGGCGCGGGACCGGCGGTGGGCTGGTACCACTACGCGGTGAGCACCGGGGACGACGCCCTGCGCGAGAGCTGCCTGCAGTTCTTAGCCTGGAACCTGTCGGCGGTGGCGGGGAGCGCCGAGTGGGGCGCCGTGAGCCCTGAGCTGCTGGCACAGCTCCTGCGGCGCTCGGACCTGGTGCTGCAGGACGAGCTGGAGCTATTCCACGCGCTGGAGGCGTGGCTGGGCCGTGCGCGGCCGCCCCCCGCGGTGGCCGAGCGGGCGCTGCGCGCCATCCGCTACCCCATGATCCCGCCCGCGCAGCTGTTCCAGCTGCAGGCGCGCTCGGCCGCCCTGGCGCGCCACGGCCCGGCGGTGGCCGACCTCCTGCTGCAGGCCTACCAGTTCCATGCCGCCTCGCCGCTGCACTACGCCAAGTTCTTCGACGTCAACGGCAGCGCCTTTCTGCCCCGCAACTACCTCGCGCCCTCCTGGGGCGCCCCGTGGGTCATCAACAACCCGGCCCGCGACGACCGCAGCACCAGCTTCCAGACGCAGCTGGGTCCGAGCGGCCACGACTCCGGCCGCCGGGTCACGTGGAACGTGCTCTTCTCGCCGCGCTGGCTGCCCGTCAGCCTGCGGCCGGTCTACGCGGACGCCGCGGGCACCGCGCTGCCCCTCGCGCGCCCGGAGGATGGCCGGCCGCGGCTCGTGGTCACGCCGGCCAGCAGCGGCGGCGACGCGGCGGGCGTGAGCTTCCAGAAGACGGTGCTGGTGGGGGCGCGCCAGCACGGCCGCCTGCTGGTCCGCCACGCCTATAGCTTCCACCAGAGCAGCGAGGAGGCCGGCGACTTCCTGGCGCACGCCGACCTGCAGCGGCGCAACTCCGAGTATCTGGTGGAGAACGCCCTGCACCTTCATCTCATCATCAAGCCAGTCTACCACACCCTCATCCGGACCCCCAAGTAG